From a single Photobacterium gaetbulicola Gung47 genomic region:
- a CDS encoding hypothetical protein (COG3070): MDKPILKESLRLFSCFDNVKSRSMFGGFGIFAGETMFALVVNDKLHLRANAKNEQEYKKAGLKPYIYKKRGFPVVTKHYAIPDEWWNNTGKIIEQATRSLDAAKVDKETKEKSSPDRIKDLPNLRLANERMLKKAGICTVDDLMEAGSINAFKALQDSHQGTVSIDLLWALEGAISGQHWSVIPKDRRSELLAKLS; encoded by the coding sequence ATGGACAAACCAATTTTAAAAGAATCTTTACGCCTTTTTAGTTGTTTCGATAACGTTAAATCTCGTTCAATGTTTGGTGGTTTTGGGATTTTCGCGGGTGAAACAATGTTTGCACTCGTTGTAAATGACAAACTTCATCTTCGCGCCAACGCAAAAAACGAACAAGAATATAAAAAGGCAGGGCTAAAGCCTTATATTTATAAAAAACGCGGCTTTCCAGTCGTAACAAAACATTACGCCATCCCAGATGAATGGTGGAATAACACTGGAAAGATCATTGAGCAAGCAACCCGTTCTCTTGATGCAGCTAAAGTTGATAAAGAAACAAAAGAAAAATCATCACCAGATCGAATAAAAGATCTACCAAACCTTCGCCTTGCAAATGAGAGAATGCTTAAAAAGGCTGGTATTTGTACAGTCGATGATTTAATGGAAGCAGGCTCAATCAATGCCTTTAAAGCATTGCAGGACAGCCACCAAGGCACGGTCAGTATCGACTTGCTTTGGGCGCTAGAGGGAGCGATAAGCGGCCAACATTGGTCTGTAATTCCTAAAGATCGTCGCTCTGAGTTGCTAGCGAAATTAAGCTAG
- a CDS encoding hypothetical protein (COG2128), translating to MRISAKENYSLFIKPLLWLQKRHYGKVLNPAKLWGRRPTLFWLVAGFFGYLDRRSSPLSPTLRSLICVRVSQLNDCEFCVDANGMKLAERCDSVEKIKALAHWQHSDLFDQQERAVLNYVEAMTITGQRVTDEMLATLKQWFDDDAIVDLTALVAFQNLSAKFNTALDVPKQDFCSLPIQPSDIQPSEAPTHTDK from the coding sequence GTGCGCATCTCCGCCAAAGAAAACTATTCGTTATTTATCAAGCCGCTGTTATGGCTGCAAAAACGCCATTACGGCAAAGTCCTTAACCCAGCTAAGCTTTGGGGGCGGCGGCCTACCCTATTCTGGCTGGTTGCCGGCTTCTTCGGCTACCTAGATCGCCGCTCTTCCCCGTTGAGTCCGACCCTTCGCTCACTGATTTGTGTACGGGTATCGCAATTGAATGATTGTGAGTTTTGTGTTGATGCCAACGGCATGAAGCTTGCCGAGCGCTGCGACTCTGTCGAGAAAATCAAAGCATTGGCTCACTGGCAGCACAGTGATCTTTTTGATCAGCAAGAACGTGCGGTACTGAATTATGTAGAAGCCATGACGATTACCGGGCAACGTGTTACGGATGAGATGCTGGCAACCCTAAAACAATGGTTCGATGATGATGCTATTGTTGACTTAACGGCCTTGGTGGCATTCCAAAACTTATCGGCGAAATTTAACACCGCGCTCGACGTACCAAAGCAAGATTTCTGCTCACTACCCATTCAACCGAGTGATATACAGCCCTCTGAGGCCCCTACGCATACGGACAAATAA
- a CDS encoding hypothetical protein (COG1249) produces MDRKKLLVISVVVSLIAAWFLFDLGQYFTLEQAKAQQLALTDTIHAKPFLSSLAYFVLYIVVTALSLPGAVIMTLLGAALFGFWWSLLLVSFASSIGATLAFLFSRYILRDWVQANFGHRLSAINRGIEKDGAFYLFTLRLIPVFPFFIVNLLMGLTPITTRMYYFVSQLGMLAGTAVYINAGTQLGQIDSLSGIVSAPVLVSFALLGIFPLIAKTFMQAINQRRVYAQWNKPACFEQNMVVIGAGAGGLVSAYIAAAVKAKVTLIERHKMGGDCLNTGCVPSKAIIRAAHTMAEISRANEFGIQTGEAKVDFAKVMNRVHEVIGKIEPHDSVERYSKLGVNCVAGEATILSPWEVEVNGERITTRNIIIATGARPLVPNIPGLDKINYLTSDSIWSLTEQPQRLLVLGGGPIGCELAQSFQRLGSDVTLVEMADQLLIREDSDAAALVKSSLEQDGVDIRTAHKAVKFERVSDEHGKEQQRVLLETANGESLTVEFDTVMLALGRVANVQGFGLEKLGITTSERGTVEVNEYLQTKYPNIFAVGDVAGPFQLTHAAAHQAWYAAVNGLFGQFKKFKADYSVLPAVTYTSPEIARVGLNEKEAKQQGIDFDIVNYGIDDLDRAITDGEDHGFIKVITPKGKDKILGATIVGHNAGELLAEFTLAMRHGLGLNKILGTVHPYPTMSEAAKYTAGAWKQANAPQGLLTLVEKYQRWMRKDNKAQAGGQVEMTKAKLPLKTVEAPPKRSNESALSEK; encoded by the coding sequence ATGGACAGAAAAAAACTGCTGGTGATCAGCGTTGTCGTTTCCCTGATCGCTGCTTGGTTTCTCTTTGATCTTGGCCAATATTTCACGCTGGAACAAGCCAAGGCACAGCAGCTGGCGCTGACTGATACCATCCATGCCAAACCGTTTTTATCTAGCCTGGCTTACTTTGTCTTGTATATCGTAGTCACTGCACTTTCATTGCCTGGGGCTGTTATCATGACCCTGCTCGGCGCGGCTCTGTTTGGATTCTGGTGGAGCCTGCTGCTGGTCTCGTTTGCCAGCAGTATCGGCGCGACCCTGGCTTTCTTGTTCAGTCGCTATATCTTGCGCGATTGGGTTCAGGCTAACTTCGGCCACCGCTTGTCAGCGATAAACCGTGGCATCGAAAAAGACGGTGCTTTTTACCTTTTTACCTTGCGCCTGATCCCGGTGTTTCCGTTTTTCATCGTCAACCTGCTGATGGGTCTGACACCTATCACCACCCGGATGTATTACTTTGTCAGCCAGCTGGGTATGCTCGCCGGGACCGCTGTCTACATTAATGCCGGTACCCAACTGGGTCAGATTGACAGTCTGAGCGGTATTGTCTCAGCGCCAGTACTGGTATCTTTTGCCCTATTGGGTATCTTCCCGCTTATTGCCAAAACCTTCATGCAAGCGATCAACCAGCGCCGTGTTTATGCCCAATGGAATAAGCCTGCCTGCTTTGAGCAAAATATGGTGGTGATCGGTGCGGGCGCCGGTGGTTTGGTCAGTGCTTACATTGCAGCAGCCGTGAAAGCCAAAGTGACTTTGATTGAGCGCCATAAAATGGGGGGCGACTGCCTAAACACCGGTTGCGTACCATCCAAAGCCATCATCCGAGCAGCACACACTATGGCTGAAATCAGCCGTGCCAACGAATTCGGCATCCAAACCGGTGAGGCCAAGGTCGATTTTGCCAAGGTAATGAATCGGGTTCATGAAGTTATCGGCAAAATAGAGCCCCATGACAGCGTCGAGCGCTACAGTAAACTGGGCGTAAACTGTGTAGCCGGTGAAGCCACTATCCTGTCGCCTTGGGAGGTAGAGGTAAATGGCGAGCGCATAACCACCCGTAATATTATCATTGCCACCGGAGCCCGTCCGCTGGTACCGAATATTCCTGGCTTGGATAAGATCAACTACCTCACGTCCGACTCAATCTGGTCACTGACCGAACAACCTCAGCGCCTATTAGTACTGGGGGGGGGGCCAATTGGCTGTGAGCTGGCACAAAGCTTTCAGCGACTTGGCAGCGATGTCACCTTGGTGGAAATGGCCGATCAGCTGCTCATTCGTGAGGATAGTGATGCCGCCGCCTTGGTTAAGTCCAGCTTAGAACAAGATGGTGTAGACATTAGAACCGCACATAAAGCCGTTAAATTCGAGCGTGTTAGCGATGAACATGGAAAAGAGCAACAACGTGTACTGCTCGAAACCGCCAACGGTGAGTCACTAACTGTTGAGTTTGATACCGTGATGTTGGCACTAGGTCGTGTTGCCAATGTGCAAGGCTTCGGCCTTGAGAAGTTAGGCATAACCACCTCTGAGCGTGGCACTGTCGAGGTTAATGAGTACCTGCAAACCAAATACCCGAATATCTTTGCCGTTGGGGATGTCGCAGGTCCATTTCAATTAACGCATGCTGCCGCTCACCAAGCATGGTATGCCGCAGTGAATGGGTTATTCGGTCAGTTCAAGAAATTCAAGGCCGATTACTCAGTACTGCCTGCCGTGACTTATACTTCACCTGAAATCGCTCGGGTGGGTCTCAATGAAAAAGAAGCCAAGCAACAAGGTATTGATTTTGATATTGTTAACTACGGAATTGATGACCTAGACCGTGCAATTACCGATGGTGAAGATCATGGTTTCATCAAGGTGATCACACCAAAGGGCAAGGACAAAATCCTAGGGGCAACGATTGTTGGTCATAATGCTGGTGAATTGCTTGCGGAATTTACCCTTGCCATGCGCCACGGCCTTGGTTTGAACAAAATCCTAGGTACCGTACACCCTTACCCCACCATGAGCGAGGCGGCAAAATATACCGCAGGGGCTTGGAAACAGGCGAACGCACCGCAAGGACTGCTGACGCTGGTGGAAAAATACCAGCGCTGGATGCGTAAAGACAATAAGGCTCAAGCCGGCGGGCAGGTAGAAATGACCAAGGCCAAGCTTCCACTTAAAACGGTTGAAGCACCACCCAAGCGCAGCAACGAAAGCGCGCTGAGCGAAAAATAG
- a CDS encoding putative ABC transporter solute-binding protein (COG4134) — MKKTFLGLALALASGLSTAAVSNEPEQNWDEIVKQANGQTVYFNAWGGSQEINDYVRWAGRQLQSQYGISLKHVKVADIAETTQRLLAEKAAGKHQGGSVDLVWINGENFRSMKHSNLLYGPFTQQLPNWQYVDTRLPIDEDFTEPTAGLEAPWGVGQLVFIHDKETLNNPPKNFAELLSLARAFPGKVSYPQPPEFHGSSFLKAALLELTDEPDSLYTAIDSQTQRQRFEQVTAPLWHYLDQLHPVAWQQGKRFPSGTSETIQLLDDQQLLLAITFNPNAANAAIENGNLVDTAQTYAFEQGALSNIHFLAIPWNAQAKEGALVTINFLMSPEAQARKADAKIWGDPSVLKPESLANSGAQGFSLFKSIPEPHPSWLTAIELEWQKRYGS; from the coding sequence ATGAAAAAAACATTCCTTGGGCTAGCACTTGCATTGGCCTCTGGCCTCAGCACGGCAGCAGTATCCAATGAACCCGAGCAAAATTGGGATGAGATTGTCAAACAAGCCAATGGGCAAACCGTCTATTTCAATGCTTGGGGAGGCAGCCAAGAAATCAATGACTATGTACGCTGGGCCGGCCGTCAGCTTCAGTCACAGTACGGGATCAGCCTCAAACACGTTAAAGTTGCCGACATTGCCGAGACCACCCAGCGCCTACTGGCAGAAAAAGCCGCAGGCAAACACCAAGGGGGGAGTGTTGATCTGGTTTGGATCAACGGTGAAAACTTCCGTTCGATGAAACACAGCAACCTACTTTATGGCCCATTTACCCAACAACTGCCGAACTGGCAATATGTCGATACCCGGCTGCCGATTGATGAAGACTTCACCGAGCCAACGGCTGGTTTGGAAGCACCGTGGGGTGTCGGCCAATTGGTCTTTATTCATGATAAAGAAACACTGAACAACCCACCGAAGAATTTTGCTGAGCTGCTGAGCTTGGCCAGAGCCTTCCCGGGCAAGGTGAGCTACCCGCAGCCGCCAGAGTTTCATGGCAGCAGCTTCCTAAAAGCCGCGCTGCTTGAGCTGACCGATGAGCCGGATTCACTCTACACCGCAATCGATAGCCAAACGCAGCGCCAGCGTTTTGAGCAAGTGACGGCACCGTTGTGGCATTACCTGGATCAGCTCCATCCCGTTGCCTGGCAACAGGGTAAACGCTTTCCGTCGGGGACCAGTGAGACTATCCAGCTACTCGATGATCAGCAGCTGCTGTTGGCCATTACGTTCAATCCCAATGCTGCCAATGCTGCGATAGAAAATGGTAACCTGGTAGACACAGCTCAAACCTACGCCTTTGAGCAAGGTGCATTGTCCAATATCCACTTCTTGGCGATCCCCTGGAATGCCCAGGCAAAAGAGGGCGCTCTGGTGACAATCAATTTCCTGATGAGCCCGGAAGCACAGGCGCGCAAGGCTGATGCCAAAATATGGGGGGACCCATCTGTTTTGAAGCCTGAATCTCTTGCAAATAGCGGTGCGCAAGGTTTTTCATTGTTCAAGTCAATTCCTGAACCACACCCAAGCTGGCTGACCGCCATTGAATTGGAATGGCAAAAACGCTACGGCAGCTAA
- a CDS encoding putative ABC transporter, permeaseprotein (COG4135): MIHLFFIFALLLCFLPLLPGMVGLLLPSLSWIPTLGFDSVSISAFYDVATWPNLSASIALSLSTGLGSTVLALFFTYTILKRYWGTSRWLKLERTLSPMLAMPHVAFAIGFSLLFSPTGWVFRLIGALGISDVAGIDLIQNNLIQDNYGIGLMLALAIKETPFLIIMSIPILKQLNVEQLSKVSASLGYSHLETWRKVIIPQWLPKLRLPLFAVAAYGLSVVDIALILGPTRPATLSVLVWQWFNDPDLQQLPRAAAGASLLLFITAASLGLIRLVEWLSFKHQRGWITKGAKAVKNAKRNPIRHLALYSPFIAIPVLIVPLLFVWSFAHRWRFPDLLPSRYSERFWLQELPTLTDLISTSLLLAFVSSALALILVIACLEYRQKFQRALPAWLIAIPLVTPQLSLLFGIQIVTYIIPGQHYWLWVSWSHLIFVFPYMYLALDGAWRSYDVRLDQCSRSLGLTAWQTWWRVKRAQVQPAIIFGLAIGISVSLAQYLPTQMLGAGRISTLTTEAVALASGQDRRVMAIYGLLQGILPFIFFTLAIVANRLSYRWRHYRQYSLQNTHISNKSKEYTHG; this comes from the coding sequence ATGATTCATCTATTTTTTATTTTTGCCCTTCTTCTCTGCTTTTTACCCTTATTACCAGGCATGGTAGGACTGCTGCTTCCTTCGCTATCATGGATCCCGACGCTTGGCTTTGATAGTGTCAGCATCTCGGCATTTTATGATGTGGCCACTTGGCCTAACCTCTCAGCATCAATTGCCTTAAGCTTGTCCACAGGGCTTGGCAGCACCGTACTTGCGCTTTTTTTCACCTACACCATTCTAAAGCGTTACTGGGGAACATCACGTTGGCTGAAGCTCGAACGTACCCTCTCCCCCATGTTGGCCATGCCGCATGTCGCTTTTGCCATCGGCTTTTCCTTGCTGTTTTCTCCTACCGGTTGGGTTTTCAGGCTCATCGGTGCGCTGGGCATCTCGGATGTAGCGGGGATAGACCTTATCCAAAACAATCTTATCCAGGACAACTACGGGATTGGCCTGATGTTGGCTCTTGCCATCAAAGAAACGCCGTTTTTGATTATCATGAGTATTCCTATCCTCAAGCAGCTCAATGTGGAACAACTCAGTAAAGTATCTGCCAGCTTAGGCTACAGTCATCTGGAAACGTGGCGAAAAGTGATTATACCGCAGTGGCTTCCCAAATTGCGCCTCCCCCTGTTTGCTGTGGCCGCGTATGGCTTATCGGTCGTCGACATTGCTCTGATTCTGGGCCCAACACGCCCTGCAACCTTGTCGGTGTTGGTATGGCAATGGTTTAACGACCCCGACCTTCAACAGCTTCCCCGTGCGGCTGCGGGCGCCAGCCTGCTACTTTTCATTACTGCAGCCAGCCTCGGTTTGATCCGACTGGTCGAGTGGCTTAGCTTCAAACACCAGCGCGGTTGGATAACCAAAGGTGCAAAAGCAGTCAAAAACGCCAAGCGAAATCCTATACGTCACCTAGCGTTATACAGCCCATTCATCGCTATTCCAGTTCTGATCGTGCCGCTGTTGTTCGTCTGGTCTTTTGCCCATCGATGGCGCTTTCCAGATTTGCTACCAAGTCGCTACAGTGAGCGTTTTTGGCTGCAAGAGCTGCCAACCTTGACCGACCTAATAAGTACTAGCCTGTTACTGGCGTTTGTATCCAGCGCACTCGCTTTGATCTTAGTGATTGCTTGTCTTGAGTATCGCCAGAAGTTTCAACGAGCACTCCCCGCCTGGCTAATCGCGATTCCGCTGGTTACGCCACAACTTTCGCTGCTGTTTGGGATCCAGATTGTGACGTACATCATTCCCGGCCAACACTACTGGCTGTGGGTCAGTTGGAGCCACTTGATTTTTGTCTTCCCTTATATGTATCTCGCCTTGGATGGTGCTTGGCGCAGCTATGACGTCCGTCTTGACCAATGCAGTCGCAGCCTAGGCCTAACCGCTTGGCAAACTTGGTGGCGGGTGAAGCGAGCTCAGGTTCAGCCAGCTATCATATTTGGGCTTGCTATTGGCATCAGTGTCAGTCTTGCCCAATATTTACCGACTCAAATGCTGGGTGCAGGACGGATCAGTACACTCACTACCGAGGCTGTCGCCCTTGCCAGCGGCCAAGACCGCAGGGTCATGGCGATTTATGGCTTGCTGCAGGGTATATTGCCATTCATTTTCTTTACCCTGGCGATAGTCGCAAACCGCCTGAGTTATCGCTGGCGACACTATCGTCAGTATTCGCTACAAAACACTCATATATCCAATAAATCAAAGGAGTACACTCACGGATGA
- a CDS encoding putative ABC-type uncharacterized transport system ATPase component (COG4136), which produces MTLSVKKLTIQHGGKPLFSPVSFDVSPGEVFTLMGPSGCGKSTLLSAIAGHLVTDFSFSGDVTLNGTSVMALAPDQRKIGLLFQDDLLFPHLSVLENLMFGIPRHYRGKARVEHAESTLAIIGLPQLASKQPNEISGGQRARISLMRMLLSEPKAILLDEPFSKLDKALRNEFRQLVFDQIQNRQIPAIMVTHDHDDIPPQGQVLDWPWTTALQEQQAC; this is translated from the coding sequence ATGACTTTATCTGTGAAAAAACTAACCATCCAGCATGGTGGCAAGCCCCTATTTTCACCCGTTAGCTTTGACGTTAGCCCTGGCGAGGTATTTACCTTAATGGGCCCAAGCGGTTGCGGGAAATCAACCTTACTCAGTGCTATCGCGGGACATCTCGTTACCGACTTTTCTTTTTCCGGCGATGTAACCCTCAACGGCACAAGTGTGATGGCGCTTGCGCCGGATCAGCGCAAGATCGGCCTGCTGTTTCAAGATGACCTGCTATTCCCCCACCTGAGTGTGCTGGAAAACCTCATGTTTGGCATTCCCCGCCACTACCGTGGCAAAGCTCGAGTTGAACATGCAGAGTCGACATTAGCCATCATTGGTTTGCCTCAGCTGGCCAGCAAACAACCGAACGAGATATCTGGTGGCCAGCGTGCGAGGATCAGCTTGATGCGAATGCTGCTTTCTGAGCCCAAGGCCATACTTCTTGACGAGCCATTTAGCAAGCTGGATAAAGCCTTGCGCAATGAATTTCGTCAGTTGGTATTTGATCAGATCCAAAACCGTCAGATCCCTGCGATTATGGTCACCCATGATCATGATGATATTCCACCACAAGGCCAGGTATTGGACTGGCCATGGACAACTGCACTGCAGGAACAACAAGCATGTTAG
- a CDS encoding putative phosphatidylglycerophosphate synthase (COG0558), producing MLDRYTIKVIRWPLTTFSALPDKLGITANQVTLAGFVIGLFALPALALEAYNWALGLIILNRLFDGLDGAVARRQGITDCGGFLDITLDFLFYSMVPFGFVLANPDANAVAGAFLIFSFIGTGSSFLSFAIMAGKRNIESPVYKQKSLYYIGGLTEGTETIACFVLFCLFPAHFAPIAWVFGTLCWITTTTRIWAGYQTLKEA from the coding sequence ATGTTAGATAGATACACGATTAAGGTGATCCGCTGGCCACTCACGACCTTTTCGGCACTACCGGATAAGCTCGGCATTACCGCCAATCAGGTGACATTAGCGGGTTTTGTCATAGGTTTATTCGCCCTGCCCGCCTTGGCGCTGGAAGCTTACAACTGGGCATTAGGATTAATTATCCTCAACCGCCTGTTCGACGGACTCGACGGGGCAGTTGCCCGCCGACAGGGGATCACTGACTGTGGCGGTTTCCTTGATATCACTTTGGATTTTCTTTTCTATTCCATGGTGCCGTTTGGTTTTGTCTTGGCCAACCCTGACGCCAATGCAGTGGCGGGGGCTTTTCTCATTTTCTCTTTTATCGGTACCGGCTCAAGCTTCCTCAGCTTTGCTATCATGGCCGGTAAGCGCAATATCGAAAGTCCGGTCTATAAACAAAAGTCGCTCTACTACATCGGCGGCTTGACCGAAGGCACTGAAACAATTGCCTGTTTTGTGCTGTTCTGCTTGTTTCCAGCTCACTTTGCTCCCATTGCTTGGGTATTCGGCACACTGTGCTGGATCACCACCACAACACGAATTTGGGCAGGCTATCAAACCCTGAAAGAGGCTTGA
- a CDS encoding melibiose:sodium symporter (COG2211) — protein MSDKITLQTKLSYGLGALGKDFACAPIYIFLMFYFTDVAGLSAAFVGTIFLAARIIDAVTDPMMGVIVDNTRSKFGKFRPWIVIGTLLNAIVLVGLFSTHMFEGPALYLYAAAAYILWGLTYTIMDIPYWSMIPALSSERQEREKLVVWPRLFASLAWFITGTYGLHIVGVLGDGNQGDGFFNVAMLIAVLFVMSAFLIARNVKEKAAPANAKAAEKFSFKDVLVIIGKNDQLKALIGTVLSFQIANLLVGGFAIYYFSYALGNPELFPVYMMVAGAAEVAGVFLFPRIAAKLPRKHLWKMACGFPILSCVVLLVMGVMFPGNAFLIGLAGAAIKFGVGIANALQTVMLADVVDYGEYKTGRRSESVIFSVQTMLVKFAGAAGGFIVGVGLSVVGYVPNVEQTADTIMGLHFMMVGLPAILMAVSGFVYQRYYRLHDGFNKDEVETAAVNAKPVEA, from the coding sequence ATGTCTGACAAAATTACACTACAAACCAAATTATCATATGGCCTCGGCGCACTCGGTAAAGATTTCGCATGTGCACCGATCTACATTTTCTTGATGTTCTACTTCACAGACGTAGCCGGCTTGTCTGCTGCTTTTGTAGGTACTATCTTCCTTGCTGCCCGAATTATCGATGCGGTCACCGACCCGATGATGGGGGTAATTGTTGATAACACCCGCTCTAAGTTCGGTAAATTCCGCCCATGGATTGTCATCGGTACATTGCTAAACGCGATTGTATTAGTCGGCTTGTTCAGTACCCATATGTTCGAAGGCCCGGCTCTGTACCTTTACGCTGCTGCTGCATACATTCTTTGGGGCCTGACTTACACCATTATGGATATTCCGTACTGGTCAATGATCCCTGCACTTTCAAGCGAGCGTCAAGAGCGTGAGAAATTGGTGGTTTGGCCGCGCCTGTTTGCAAGCTTGGCATGGTTTATCACTGGTACTTACGGCCTGCATATCGTTGGCGTGTTGGGCGATGGCAACCAAGGTGACGGTTTCTTCAATGTAGCCATGCTGATTGCTGTTCTGTTCGTGATGAGTGCATTCCTGATTGCCCGAAACGTTAAAGAAAAAGCCGCGCCTGCTAATGCGAAAGCGGCTGAGAAGTTTAGCTTCAAAGATGTACTGGTTATTATCGGTAAGAACGACCAACTTAAAGCGCTGATTGGCACCGTACTGTCATTCCAGATTGCTAATCTGCTCGTAGGCGGCTTTGCAATCTACTACTTCTCTTACGCACTGGGTAACCCTGAACTGTTCCCTGTTTACATGATGGTAGCCGGCGCGGCGGAAGTTGCGGGTGTGTTCCTGTTCCCTCGCATTGCGGCTAAACTGCCTCGTAAGCACCTATGGAAAATGGCGTGTGGCTTCCCAATTTTGTCTTGTGTTGTCCTACTTGTCATGGGCGTGATGTTCCCAGGCAATGCTTTCCTTATCGGTCTAGCGGGTGCGGCAATCAAGTTCGGTGTGGGTATTGCCAACGCCCTACAGACTGTGATGCTGGCTGATGTAGTCGACTACGGTGAGTACAAAACTGGCCGCCGTAGCGAGAGTGTGATCTTCTCGGTTCAGACTATGCTCGTGAAGTTTGCCGGTGCTGCGGGTGGTTTCATTGTTGGTGTGGGCTTGTCGGTAGTGGGTTATGTACCGAATGTCGAGCAGACTGCAGATACTATTATGGGTCTTCACTTTATGATGGTTGGTCTGCCGGCAATTCTAATGGCTGTGAGTGGCTTTGTTTACCAGCGTTACTACCGTCTACACGATGGCTTCAATAAGGATGAAGTGGAAACAGCAGCAGTGAATGCTAAACCTGTCGAAGCATAA